The Rosa chinensis cultivar Old Blush chromosome 7, RchiOBHm-V2, whole genome shotgun sequence DNA segment CATGAATTCTTCTTTGCCACCTGCGGAAAATGTGAGCCAGCCATTATCCATGAATTCTTCATCCCAGCCTGCAGGAATTGAGGGCTTTTCAAATGGCAATGGGGTTGGTTCAGACCAACGGTTATCCATGAATTCTTCATTCTTGCCAGCAGGAAATGTGGTCTCATCCAACTCAAGTGGGGTTGGTACACAGAAGCCTTGCTTCGGAGGCAAACAGGAAGATTGATTCTGAATCAGTGGAAGACtatccatattttacttttatgCTGTTTGTTAGTTTGTTACTTGGCTGAACACTTGAACTATCCAGCTTGTGTTTCTTTTAAGTTGTCAAAGGTATTTGAACCTTCTGTGTTGGATGTTATCTTGTTTAATTCGGTGTGCTAGATGTTATTTTCATATTTTGCTGAAGAATTTTAGCTGCTGTGTTGGTTTTCAGTTTTCAGATTCCTATTCTGGAACTAAAAATACCGAACTGAACCAAAAatattcggttcggttttctcAGATCCCATCaaagtttgaactttgaaggtaAGCTTGCTTAGGAGAGATGAGGCATCCTTAAAAACCCTCCTTTCTCAGGTTTGCGTGGTTTGTTTCTTAGCTGGGGATGGTCGCCCCATCTGGCAAAGAATTATTAGTGATCAAATTTCTTCTTTTACTGGCAGCAGGGTGCGATAATGTTGTGCTGCGTCTACCCCGATGGTTGGAcgtttatatcaaaacattaacAAGAGAATGAGGAAGGTTTAAGTGCATAGAAATAACAATTAATATCTAGTATATAAATACAAGGGAGTACAATGCTCAAACACAGAAACTCAatctcagaaaaagaaaaagaaggaatttaATAATCGGAACCGTTCATTTTCCAGTTGCTGAATTAGCTCAATCGGAAAACGTATAATCTTTAAAAGCGACCCGGTAAGGAAGCTTTTCCAAAGAAAGTTTTGAGTGAAATCGGCACTCTCAATTAATGCACTTAATTACAGTAAATCCAAGTCCAAATAAACTCAAATGACTCAGAAGTGCAACACGTTTATGGTTCCCTCTCATATTTCATGCAAAGAGTTTTACCGGACAGCATCAGCTTCTGACTCGTCACGTTTCACTTGACCGAAGAGCCTCAGAAGCAAACGGGGTTGTTGCTCTGCCGTTACAAATGCGAGGGATTGTTTTGTAATTTGAAAGCCAAGTACCCCACTCTTCCCCCCATATCAGAATCCTTCTCATATTTCCTATGTGTAATCTGAAACTGTAGGAGAAACAGAAGAGCTCTTCAGCAGAGGAAAGCTGAATTTTTGCATGagtctcttctttcttcttttcttcagaCTTTAAAATTCAAACTTGAAACCTCTGTGAAATTTGATGCATATAGATTGATGTTGTTCATATTTTATTTTCAGCTAATTGGATTTACTAGTTTCTTGAGTTATTTCTTTATGAACTTGTAGGTGATTATTTTTTCTCCGTTCTTTCTTGCATATACATATGGATTACTTTGATCCATCTTTGCTGAAGCAAAGAAACATGCAAATCTAATTAATCCTGAAAttggaattttttgtttttctagaaGAAGATAATCTTTCactcaagaaaaaaaaggaaaaagaaaatcttgTATGTTTTGAGGTTGCATATCAGCTGATTTCAGGCTTAGAGTGATATTATATCACAGATATATGCTATTGTTTCCCCAAGAACAAAGATCACAACTAGTGAAACTCAATAATGTAGGCCTTCTTCGACTTAGGAAAAGCCTGTAGTTTCAAGTTGTCCAAAATGCTTCATATGAGTGTCACTTGTTGTCTGTGAATTTTTTAAACAGATATTTAATATTGTGGTAGTTTCTTTGGCTGATTTCCTCGGTCATCATCTGTATGAACCTGAAGTGGATGATTCGGTTAATTGATTTTAAAGGATTTTGAGATTCTTTACATACTGCTTTAGATATGATGTGATTGACCTCAGTGAGTATATTCGAATTCTAATGGCTGCTTTATCTGAGTAGAGTTCATTAATGATCAATAACGAATTTCATTTGTCATATCAGGAAAGGCAAGTTGAAATTCTCGGTTGATTTGTCAATAGAATCTCAGGTATTGGTTCACAGAACGTTTCTCAAATTAATACGGATCATGTATGTCTTTATGTAATATGTTATCCTTGATAAAATCCAAGTATTTCAAACCTCAAAATTAGGAATGTTCTCGAAGCTTCGTAAATGACTATAGTATATTCTCAAAGCTTTGTTGCAATCATAGTATGTTCTCAAAGCTTACATTATGTTCTTGAAGCGTCGTTGCTAATTATAGTTTGTCTCTCAAAGCTTTGTTGACTAATAGTTTTAATTTCTTTACTATGTGACTCTGTCTGTCATTTAACTCATTATTCCCTTATGGAAGGATTATCAATTCTTCCAACATTTATTATGTTATACTTGTTTCTTCCGCTCAGTAGTGATTTTCTTGTTTAGTGGAAGCAACAAAATGCATCTTTAAAACTAGAAACATATAGATTTATGTATGGCATCATACTGTAACATCAGTTCTCTGATCCAACTGAAATTCTTCATTCTTTGtctgaaaaataaagaaactaCAGAGAATAGCTATCTCCTATAATCGAATTTGATCACTTTTTATATGCTTTCTGTATGAACCATAAGTGCAATGCCGTTTCTCCAAGCCTAACAGGTTCCCTGAACAAAATTGTCCCTGAAATTTTTCTTAATTACATGTAGATTCTTAAATTTACCAagttttttttgttgtattttcccttgaaaaagaaaaaagaaaagaaaaggactgGATGATCTTAAATTTCTTACAATATGAAATGCAGCAGCAGATGCTCTTTGTATTAGTGGACTGAAGTAGCTAGGTCTCTGAGGTTTTTACACTAATACACAGTATCTTGCTTTGATCCTTGATGGTTTCAGCCACATGTTTTCTACGATGACGACAAACAAAAATTCAAGATTTGACATATGGGCAGACCTGGATAAAGATGTACTTGTAGGTATATTCATGACACTGAATGTTGTGGAATTAATCCGTGGGGTATCTGTTTGCAAATCTTGGCTTGAAGCAGCTTCGGAACCCTGCCTTTGGAAGACAATTGACTTAAGTAAGCTGGAGGTCAAGAACTTTAACCAACAGCGTGAGCAGTCTAGCCAGAGGGTTATGGATATTGTGAATAGTTCTTTCAGTTTAAGTGGTGGAACTATATCTTGCTTTATTTTCCACTTCTATGCATACATAACAAGTCAGCACTTGGTTTGTATTTCTTAAAGGTATTAGTTCAAACTTCCCAAAAATGTTCTAAAGAGGTTACCTGGTGAAATGTAAATTTGACTAACTCTCTCGTTTACAGCACCCCGAATCTCAAAAGACTAGTTAATGAGTTTGAAGAAGCTGCGAAGAACTGGCCACTTCTTGAGTCATTGACTATTCCTGGTAGCTTTTCTATTGAACTCATGAAGGCAATTGGTCAGCACTGCAAGAACCTCAGAGAGCTGAAAATGATGCACCGGTTTGACATGAATTGTGCAGAGAACATTCTTGCATATGCACCAAGTTTGAAGGTCATAAGTCTTCGGTGCAATAGAGTGCACAGGGATGCTGTACTTTTCTTGCAATATTTAAACTTGCCCATTGATCTAGCTAGAAAAGAGTTAACATATCCTGGGACACATTGTTGTGTTGCTGAACTTGTTAGAATAAGAAATTTCTGAGCTGTATCTGTCGTGCAATTGCATGCTATGAtgtaaattttcttttataGACAATTTCATTTACATGTTGCAGATTTCGATTTATGAAGTGAAGTTTAAATATTTTCTTTAAAGTCTCTTTTTCTCGTTCTAGAAAATTAAGAATCAATTCCTTGAGGTAGCTAGTCCAGCAATTCTTCCTAGTTGATGGTCTTTGACCTCAGAGACAATCTGGGATTTGCAAAAAACTGATAATGTCATATGAATTAAACCGTTCATAGAAGCAGATCACAGTTTATCATCATGAGATAATAACACAATTTCAGCGGATTACAATTGATGATTACTTGAcataaaaattttaaatagcAAAACCACTAACATGTTTAATTAACAAGGAAGGTAGTGCCAAGAACAGTTATCTcgacagagaaaaaaaattctaaagaCATTACACCAgcaaaaaaggaaaatgagaaTCCAACTTCCGAAAATAATTATTTACACCAAATACCTTATCTGTTagttcataaaaaaataaaatgaatttgaatttggttaACAAAAATGACAATTGTTGGTGAACTGGATAGAAAATTTATCCAAGCAAATCCAGTGCAGAATTCGCACATTCAATGCACTTGGACACATGCATATTGATTAAATTTCTTTTTGTCACAGATTTAGTTGAATTGTTTTCGTGCATCTTTGTGAGAAAACATTTATggagtttccattttcttttagtcCCTGTTATCTCAACCAGGGTTGAATTACACTTGGAATACCAATTCATTTCTTTTTCCAGTCAGAGATGACTGAACCAACCAGAGATGTTGAATTGGCATATTCCTGTTGGTTCTTTCTCAAGGATTTATAACGTGGTTGGTGTGCTGTTACAAGGGTTTTCCTGTAAATTCATTAGCcaagtccccccccccccccccccccctgtaTGAAGATCAGCTGGCTCATTTCTGTGTTATCTCAGACTGTAAGAGACTAGAGCACCAAATACATCTAAGAGAAGGtaaccttcttctttttcataacTTTGAAATTCAAGCTCAAAAAGTGGAATTtgatacagatatatatatatatatatatatatatatattatcacccttgatttACTGGTTTCTTGTGTTAGATCTTAGTAAACTATTAATGGTgtgctttcttttgttttaaaaTTCTTTTTGATATTATACAAATGGATTTGGGTTGGTTTGGCCTTAATTTCTTTAGGAGATGATGTTTTTATAAAGAATGATGCAGTAGATACAGGTTCTTCCCTTTGAGAAGCTTCACTGACAAAATCATTATACAAGGTTTTGAAATCTCCTCTCTGGTAAAGCAAACAGTCAACATGCAAATCTCATTAATTTTTAAGCACATGAGATTCTCTTTGAAGAAAAATTATCCAGATTTAAGGTTTCATATTAGATTATCAGGGTTATAATGGAATATGACAGATATGTGACAATTTGTTTCCAGGAACTTGCATCAAAATTTATTGAAATTCAGTAATGCATGAGGTACTATTCAACTAGAGATAGAAAAAGCCTGCACCCTAAAGTTTTTCAAAATGCTTCATACGGGTATATCACATGTTGTCTGTGAAATGTTTACTATAGATTTtactattttctcaaaaaatcaTATTTTGAACCTGAAGTGGATGAATTGGAAATTGATTGACTAAGGATCCTCAGATTCCGAATAAACTTCTTTCAATATGAGTGACTGCTTTGAAATTATTCTGGTTTCTAACTCTGGTACTATCATCTGATTATATTTTACTGATGATGAAGAATTACATTATTTTATCATATCAGGACAGGATCGAGTTGAATTTAACCATTTCCTTGTGAAGACATAGCAGGAACTTTCTAAAAAATTCTAACATTAATTAATACAATGCaaatgttttctttttatttttcaaaaaatccaATTCTTTGTCGTATTATTTAGAATGTTCTTGAATCTTCGTTGACGATAATAAATTATGTTCTTGAACCTTCATTGATATTTCCAGTGTGCTTTCATAGGTTCACTGTCATATATGGACTTTTGTGTTTTCGAACTGCACAGTGAACATTATATGTAGTATGTTCTCAAAGCTTTAATTATTGCCGTAAAACTGAATAAAATTTCCAATATGGATTGACTTTTATGGTTCTGTAATGCATATTACCTTCTTATGTACTTCACTTCTCATGTTAATCTTGTTTCCTACTTAGCAGTGATCTCCTTGCTTGAAGGGAAAACATGATCTTTCTGTCATTAAAATTAGGAGCAAGAAAAGTTTTCTCTTTTGGAGTTCTTGAAACTATAGACTGATGCTTGGAATCGCTATGTAACATCAGTGCTGTGACCCTATTTATATTATTACCTAGAAAGAACCACTActgtcttcttcttttattgattttgatcACCTTTGTTTATGCTACTGCAGTCTTGCCTGATGTTAAATTTGCCTCCTTGACTTAAATGTTTGTAGTTTAGCACATGTAAATTATTAGCATACTAGAAGAAACAATCCAGTAGTTTAACTTACCCTATTGCTCAAACATATATAATAGGATTTTGCTGCATATCATTTATCATGTATTATCAATTCATAGGTTTGAGCATTGACCTGAAGTTATGTGTACGTGTGTATcctatgcaaaaaaaaaacagtggaCATCTGTTAAGTTTTCTAGAATTTGTTTATCAACTAAGGCATGCATCAAGTGATAGACATGACTCGGAAGGTCTAATCTTGTTAACGTTCTGTTTTAAGCTCGAATTGTTCAAAGCCATTGCTCTAACTTTTACTGATAAAGATTTTTCTGTGCCACATTGAAGAAATGTTCCTATCTTGTtattctgatatatatatatatatatatatatatattacttgaACAGATGAGCttaagtgtgtgtatatatatatatatatatatatgatacttGAACAGATGAGcttaagtatatatatatctaccaAAATGAGGTTCGCCACTTGCtattttttctcttaatttgtATAATTATATGTAAGAAAAAGGTTAGGTTCTAACGTTTCTAATGGATCATTTATAATGCTTGagctaaatttttttaatagtaCATAGTACCTGATTTTGATCCATGATGGTTACAGGAAAAAATCTCTTTGTTATGAAGATGAACAACAAGAGTACAACTTCAGAAATCAGGGAGAGATGGGGAATGATCTCATTTCACGTATATTCATGAGCTTAAGTGTCATGGATGTCATTCGCTCATGCGGAAGTGTTTGCTGCTCTTGGAGGGAAGTTTCTTCCAATACCAGACTTTGGAAGACTATAGACTTAACTAAGGTGGACTCAGAAATATTTCTTCAATCTAGGTCAGGCCATATTGCTATGGGAATTTTGAATGCTGTTTTCAGTCGTGGTAAAGATGTTACTTGCCTGGTTTTTAACTACTACTTTTACATGAGGAATAGTTATTTGATCCATATGTTTCTCAAAGGTATTAGTTTTTACGTCCCAAATTGTACTAAAAAAGGTTAATTTGTTTCTATTTGAAGGGATTCATACTGATACACTCTCTTCATTGCAGAATACTGAATCTAAAAAGACTAGTTCTACTGGTACGGTATACAGAGTTTAAAAGTGGCTGGATTTGAAGCTGCTTTGAAGAACTGGCCACAACTTGAGTCACTGACCATTCCATGTGACTTTCTTGTGGAAATCATGGAGGTGATTGGTAAGCACTGTAATAAATCCGCGGAGATGAAATTGATGTGTGATTTTTATGAGGAGTACGCAGAGGCAGTTGCTGCCTACATACCAAACTTAAAGGTCTTGAGCCTTAGGTGCGCTGAAGTGTCCAGGGGAGCTGTGCTTCACATACTGAATCAAATGAATCATTTGCAAGTGCTCAATTTATCTCACTCCTACATTGTGGATCACGCTCCAACACCAAACCGCCACATATATAGTAGTACTCCGTGAACTTGATCAGGTGGTCATTGAAGCAGCATCATGGCTGAAGAAATTTCTTTTCTGTCGTAGCAGACTCTGCTGCGACACTTGCAGGCTTCAGTTAAGTATGAATGTGCAGATATGAAGAGAACGAGTTTGGAGAATGGATGAGGTGAGCTCACTTGCTCATTGATCTTGGAAAAACAACTTGAACTTCATTAGAACGAATAATTTCTGAGCTGTAGCTCTAGGACATGCTATATGTTAAACTTTGTTTTCATAAACAATGTCATTTTCCTATATAAATATATGGTATTGAATAAGGAGTCCATTTGGTTTTTCTAGGAATCAAGTATTTGAGTTCATAAGGTGGCAGATGTGTTTTGCAGCCTTATTTTTTCTAACTCAGAAGATATGAACGCGATGTGATTCATAAACGATGAACTGGCTGTGTAGAGAGGAAAATCCAGTTAGGGAAGATAACTATCTCCACCAAATATATCTTCTATGCATGTATAGAACAAAAATCACAAGGTAGTGAATAGGAAGAGAAATGTCTCCAAACACATTCGATGCACTTCATTACAGAAAAATCTGAAATCTGACCATCTTGCTGGAAAAATGTGCCTATAGAAATTCATATTGAATGAAttgcttcctttttctttttgtcataaattcattattaattagGGTATGAAAGTATTTATGGAAGCAAGCTTGCACCATTAATTTTCAGTTACAAATGGAAACAGATTATTTTAAATTTCCAGTCAGAGATGACTGAACAAACTCTCAATTGCTGACTTAATAGTCACAATTCCATTGGTTCCTCCTTAACAACCTGTGCTTGAGCACATGAAGGAGGGGTGATTTTTTCGAAACTTTCAAAGCCAAGTGTGTCACATTTTCAATAAGGGTGACACAAAGTGTAACGGAACAAAAGAGAGCACCAAGCAGCATTGTGAGAAGGTAAAGCTGAAATCTGAGAGTCTATCCCTTCTGTTTTCTTCAAACTCTGAAATTCAAGCTAGGCACTAATTTCAGCTACTTGGATTTACTAATTTCTTCCTTGATTTCTGAATGAACTGTACGGTTCTGTTTTGTATTATTCTTTTTGGGttgttatatatatttgtgtctACACACACGCACGCACGCACCTTTGGATTAGCTTGATCTGAATTGATTATATGAGAATCTGTTTTTCATTTTGTGGTAATGGATTGATTACAATTTAGAAGCTCTCTCTTTGTAAAGCGGTCACTAAGAAAACCAACATGTTAGATTTTGAATCTCCTTAatcagagatttttttttttgatcaaataaaaacttcattaataatgaactacttacaacgagttttaggcAACATCTCTTACAAAGAAATGaccactagacttcacactagaactctataatgactgactccaaacttgcactacaactgtatgACAAAGACAAGTAGGTATATTTGCTACCAGATTAATATCGCACACAATGCAGATCGTAAAACTATATTCTTTTGAAGTCCAACTCTTTCTGAAATTATTTAGAAGGTTCTCGAAGCTTCGTTGATAATAGTATGTTTGCGAAGCTTCGCTGACAAGTATAGTATGTTCTAAATTTCGTATATATAACTTATAAAAGTTTCCGTAATGCAATGATTATTATTCTGTTTTCTTGCTAGCTTATATCTTCGTATATGTGTACATGCTGCCCTTCTTATGTTAATCTTGCTTCCTCTACTTAGAAGtgatcttcttgttgtttgagaGGTCACATTCCAAAAAAAGACAAGGAAGTTTAAATTACTGATTACCTAGGTTTGAGCTTTGGATACCTTGTCGAGTCCAATGCCTATTAGATTTTAGTGGTTCTATGAGTCTTCTGCCTTCGAACAGTTTCATCTGCCAGCTTTCATATAAAAAACATTCTCTATTTCTAACAACAGTGCACTAGAAAATTCTCAGTGAGTTTTAGAGAAGAACAAATTAAGTCTAGCTTTTGATCAGGCATAACTTTCATCACCCGGTTTTGACTTGATGGTTGCAGGTACAATCTCTTCAAATACAATGATTAACAAGAAATCCAAATACAGAAACTGGGGTGATATGGAACAAGGCATACTGCTCAAGATCTTCATGGCTCTAAATGTCATGGATTTGGTTGGCTGCAGTGTTTCTGCTGTCTGTAGCACATGGCATTCAGTTTGTTGTGAACCCTGCATGTGGGAGACCCTAAATATGAGTGTGCTGGTTCCGAAACTCTTTCTTACTCCTCAAGAAGCACATAATTTCTGTGATGAGGAGCACAGAAACAAAGTTACGAGATTCTTGAATACAGCATTAAACCTTAGCCGTGGAAAGATATCTTGCCTGATTTTCAATTACTACATCCCTATAACAGATGAGCAATTGATCCATGCTTCTGAGAGGTGCGTCTTAGTTTTTACTTACCAAATTGTACTAAAAAGTGGTTTATTGGAATGAAATTCTATTGTGCATTAACGCATTGATACATAGCTCCATGCAGTGTGTCACGGGCCGACTTTTTATGCAGCGGAATTAGCTCGTGCGACGCCGAGGTTCCTCTAAACCAGAACTTTCACTTAATTACGACAATACCACTCACCCTCCATTTAGCTTCAAGCTCGTCCTTGGGCTCCAAGGCTCGCTCCTCTCGGTATTTCCTTTCCAAAGTGTCACGATAGCACTACTCTTAAGTGCGGCTCGTGACATCCTCCCCCACATATAATGTCAATGCCCTCATTGACGTGCgctccttcttttcttctagATGCTCTATAGGCTTGCAAACACAGATCAATGCTTCATTCACTGACTACTGCCCTTCCATTCTTGGAATCACTTCTCGTGACGaccttctctctctcacacatgAACTTGGCAGATGGTTCCTGTCACAACCTTCTCGCGCTCACTCACGAACTTGGCAGATGACTCTCTCTTGTCATAACCTTCTCACACCCACTCGTGAACTTGGCAGATGACAGTCTTTCCACAACCTTCTCTCGCCCATTTGTGAACTTGGCCAGAGACAACAAACGCACTGCATGCTGGCGTGCTCGACACCACTTCTGCATCACTTATGCAACCCACATAGTACATGGGCAACATATGCCTGCATACTTCACCTCGTGGGCATCACTTCTACAACCCACTCAGCTTATAGGCAATCTAAGCCCTCATACTTTGCCTCGTGGGCATCACTTTCATGACTCACTAGGATCCTAGGCAACACATGCCCGCATCCTACGCCTCGTGAGAGTCACTTGCACAACTCATTTGGCTCCTAGGCAGCACATGCCCGCATCTTGCATCTCATGAGCATCACTTGCATAACTCACTTGGCTCATGGGCAACACTTATCCACGTACTCAAGCCTTGTGTGCCATCCTAATAACCATCTAAGTCGTATGGCGGCCTTTCCCACCTAACGAGGCTACCATGTTCTCTTCTTGATGACTGTCATGGCTCCAAGGCATATTCTAGCCCATAGGCCATTCCTCAAGCGGGCATGCCGTCTTGCTTGTTGGCACGCCTCTCAAGTGAGCAAATCATCCTTGATGCCCCTCTTAAGCTTCCATCAGTCTAGCACGGGGTTGCTCCTCCCGTGCTTGCTGGCATCCCTTTGCTTTGGGCAAGGTCGAACCCCAATGTGCCCATGTCGCTTGGTTCGTGGCCAATGAGCACCACGGGGTCCCGACATATCTTTCGTATGCCCACATGTTTGTCTAATGCCGATGGCATAAGGATCCCCCTCATACGAATCTCGTCCTCGACGCCGACCAGCAATATCGGCCTTTCGACCAATACCGTCCACGAGACATCCTGACTCATGGAAACATATGCTGCCCCTTTCTAAAGACACATGCCTGGCCCCCTAGGCCCCTACCAGTGCCTAGGAGAAGCTCACTCTTAGTGCCCCATGCATGAAGGCCAGCACCAGGAGTGCTGGAGAGCTTGACACCATGTCTCCCCCTATAGAGCATATTTTGCTTAAATGACCAAGTTGGGAGGAAACatcaaaatagctaaggagacTAATATACCATAACTAATTCATAGAAAATCCAAATGGCATGTTGTCAAGTGCGTTGAACTCGTTTTGACGTCTCAGACATTTCTCGTATTTTGAGTTTTTACAAATTCCAAGCCGAAGTACCTCGAATCAGAACTTCCACTTAATTATGACAATGCCACTCGCCCTCCATTTATCTTCAAGCTCGCCCTTGGGCTCCAAGACTCGCTCTTCTCGGCATTTCCTTCACCAAGTGTCACGATAGCACTACTCTTAAGTGCAGCTCGTGACATCCTCCCCCACTTATAATGTCAATGCCCTCATTGACGTGTGCTCCTTCTTTTCTTCCAGATACTTTATAGGCTTGCAAACACAGATCGATGCTTCATTCACTGACTACTGCCCCTCCATTCTTGGAATCACTTCTCGTGACGACCTTCTCTCGCTCACACATGAACTTGGCAGATGGTTCCTGTCACAACCTTCTCGCGCCCACTCACTAACTTGGCAGATGACACTCTCTCATCATACCCTTCTCACGCCCACTCGTGAACTTGACAGATGACAGTCTTTCCACAACCTTCTCGCGCTCATTTGTGAACTTGGCCAGAGATAACAAACACACTGCTCATGTGCTCGACACCACTTCTGCATCAGCCATCTAGAGTAAACATTCCACCGCCACACGTGTTCTTACCTTCTTTCCTAATCATGCTGGGTCCTCTTCTAGGATTTCCAGCTTCCCTTTCTGTTACTCACTAACTCATCTTTTGGCGAGACGCCCTGCACTCTCGCAGTTGCACCTTTGGGGTTGTCTTCCGGCTTGAACCATCTTTGTTTTAAGACCTCCTTGCACATACGCAGTTGCTCAGAGTCTGCTTCTCTCCCTGCCTTGTGGCCCCTGTGGCCTTTGTGGGATCCCCCACTTTTCTTCGACATTCACTCTTGAAACTTGTTTTGGAATAGTGCCCATCCAGGTTACACCTTGTACAATTCTTCCTTCCCATGTCCACGCGGTATCCTCACAAACTTTGAAAGGAATGTGTCCCTCTGGACGAGGTTCTCCAGCTCTCCGCTACAGCACCCTGCTTACACATTTCTGATGGGGTGTGCCCCTCTCGGACAAGAGCCTTCAACAAACTATGCACATGACACTTTGCTTACACCCCTTTTGATGGAAGTGCACCCCTCTGGGTAAGGTTTTCTCTTTCGCCTACCACATACGTAGCACTCTGCTTACACATAACTTGTGATCATCCCGCATGTTCATTCGAGTACAGACATATGACCACCATGGTCCTCGATCTTCTCTCTCACTGTGATTGGCACTATCCACCTCCACTAGGCCCTCTTCAGCCTTTACCACATGCACTTCCTCATATACTTGGCCATCATGGCCTCCGATCTTCACTTGTTC contains these protein-coding regions:
- the LOC112177498 gene encoding F-box/LRR-repeat protein At3g48880; the encoded protein is MTTNKNSRFDIWADLDKDVLVGIFMTLNVVELIRGVSVCKSWLEAASEPCLWKTIDLSKLEVKNFNQQREQSSQRVMDIVNSSFSLSGGTISCFIFHFYAYITSQHLAIGQHCKNLRELKMMHRFDMNCAENILAYAPSLKVISLRCNRVHRDASLKVAGFEAALKNWPQLESLTIPCDFLVEIMEVIGKHCNKSAEMKLMCDFYEEYAEAVAAYIPNLKVLSLRCAEVSRGAVLHILNQMNHLQVLNLSHSYIVDHAPTPNRHIYSSTP